A genome region from Proteus vulgaris includes the following:
- a CDS encoding RNA-guided endonuclease TnpB family protein produces MLRATKVRIYPTPEQAEYLNAQFGAVRFAYNKALHIKKDAYQRHGVNLNPRKDLKPLLAVAKKSRRYGWLKEYDSIALQQAVINLDVAFSNFFNPKLKARFPTFKSKHGRQSSYHCVGIKVIDGAIKIPKIAPIEARLHREITGALKSITLSRSATGKYYASLLCDDGVEAPAKPTLISNITGLDVGLSHYAIKSDGNKIANPRHLINASRHLRRKQKALSRKQKGSANRRKARIQLAGVHERVANARADFQHKLSRAIVDENQAVIVETLKSANMMKNHCLARAIGDAGWHGFITKLEYKAAEKGVHLVKLDQWFASSKTCHCCGHKMSEMPLHKRIWQCPECGVEHDRDINAAINIRHKGILELHAAGLVVSAHGDPRKSVEQRVAV; encoded by the coding sequence ATGTTAAGAGCAACAAAAGTACGCATCTACCCAACACCAGAACAGGCTGAATATCTCAACGCTCAGTTCGGTGCGGTTCGTTTTGCGTACAACAAAGCGCTGCACATCAAGAAAGACGCTTACCAGCGGCACGGCGTAAATTTAAACCCGCGTAAAGACCTTAAACCGCTGCTTGCAGTGGCGAAAAAATCCCGCAGATATGGGTGGCTTAAAGAATATGACTCCATAGCATTGCAGCAGGCGGTGATTAACCTTGACGTGGCTTTCTCCAACTTTTTTAATCCGAAACTAAAAGCCCGTTTTCCCACGTTTAAAAGTAAGCATGGCAGACAATCTAGCTATCATTGTGTCGGGATCAAAGTCATTGATGGCGCGATAAAAATCCCGAAAATCGCACCGATTGAAGCGCGTTTACATCGTGAAATTACGGGGGCGCTGAAAAGTATCACACTGAGCCGCAGCGCAACCGGAAAATACTATGCGTCACTACTCTGTGATGACGGGGTAGAAGCACCGGCAAAGCCAACATTGATATCAAATATCACGGGGCTTGATGTGGGGCTGAGTCATTACGCCATCAAATCAGACGGCAATAAGATTGCTAATCCGCGCCACCTTATCAATGCCAGCCGTCACCTACGTCGAAAACAAAAAGCCTTATCTCGCAAGCAAAAAGGGAGTGCTAATCGCCGTAAAGCCCGAATACAGCTTGCAGGTGTACACGAACGGGTAGCCAATGCCCGTGCTGATTTTCAACACAAACTCTCTCGTGCAATTGTTGACGAAAACCAAGCGGTAATTGTAGAGACACTGAAATCGGCGAATATGATGAAAAACCACTGTCTGGCTCGCGCTATCGGTGATGCAGGCTGGCATGGTTTTATCACAAAGCTGGAATATAAAGCCGCAGAAAAAGGCGTCCATCTGGTAAAACTGGATCAATGGTTTGCCAGTTCGAAAACCTGTCATTGCTGCGGTCATAAAATGTCAGAAATGCCACTACATAAGCGTATCTGGCAATGCCCTGAATGTGGAGTTGAACATGACCGAGATATCAATGCGGCAATCAATATCCGACACAAGGGCATATTGGAATTACACGCGGCGGGACTCGTCGTTTCAGCCCATGGAGACCCGCGTAAATCCGTCGAACAGAGGGTTGCGGTCTGA
- the tnpA gene encoding IS200/IS605 family transposase produces MSNHDDLLAGSLRKRHSVSKLVVHLIFTTKYRRKLFDGQMITQLRDAFDSAAAKLECEVIEMDGEPDHVHLLVTYPPKLAVSVMVNNLKSVSSRLLRQQNTHLWTQSKTGLLWSRSYFVCSTGGATIETLRAYVQSQSTPD; encoded by the coding sequence TTGAGTAATCATGATGATTTACTGGCGGGATCCCTCAGAAAGCGGCACAGTGTCAGTAAACTGGTCGTGCATCTGATCTTTACGACAAAGTATCGACGTAAGCTATTTGACGGACAGATGATCACTCAACTGCGTGATGCATTTGACTCCGCTGCGGCAAAACTTGAATGCGAAGTTATTGAGATGGACGGAGAGCCTGACCATGTGCATCTGCTGGTTACTTACCCGCCAAAACTGGCGGTCAGTGTGATGGTCAACAATCTGAAATCAGTATCGTCGCGCCTGCTGCGCCAGCAAAACACACATTTATGGACGCAAAGTAAAACGGGACTTTTGTGGTCAAGGTCGTACTTTGTCTGCAGCACCGGAGGGGCAACGATTGAAACACTCAGAGCCTACGTTCAGAGCCAGTCAACGCCTGATTGA
- a CDS encoding DUF2933 domain-containing protein, which translates to MWELLRDNWFIFMLLLCPLMHLFMHKHHHDKNGSHDCCKNKDETATIEKKKTHLAKNAVNPRPVRAGGYKAKSPQALKINQALTGSERRL; encoded by the coding sequence ATGTGGGAACTTTTACGAGATAATTGGTTTATTTTTATGTTATTACTTTGTCCGCTGATGCACCTCTTTATGCATAAACATCATCATGATAAAAACGGTTCACATGATTGCTGTAAAAATAAAGATGAAACAGCGACAATAGAAAAAAAGAAAACACATTTAGCGAAAAACGCCGTAAACCCTCGCCCAGTGCGGGCGGGGGGATATAAGGCGAAAAGCCCGCAGGCTCTAAAGATCAATCAGGCGTTGACTGGCTCTGAACGTAGGCTCTGA